The Nostoc flagelliforme CCNUN1 genome includes a window with the following:
- a CDS encoding tyrosine-type recombinase/integrase: MHETLENSTSSSLALASPVPLIEHPAQVYLATLSPGSRPAMRQALNMIARLLTNSSCDAMTLNWAALRYKHTAAVRSVLSEKYAPAYVNKVLSALRRVLREALRLEIMDAVDFARAVDIPNVKVTKQLRGRVLTTEEIAQLMQTCFDDPTPTGYRDAALFTILRGAGVRRSEVVNLDLSDIEENTGAIQVRAGKGGKDRTVYLPESGLTVVSDWLSLRGYEAGPLLCHVNRGSRIVRRRLTSQAVLFILQKRGAQAFVANFSAHDFRRTFISELLDAGEDISTVQRLAGHTTSDQTARYDRRGEESKRRAVQKLTIPGSRKNSRGLH, translated from the coding sequence ATGCATGAAACCCTTGAAAACAGTACCTCTTCTTCCCTAGCTCTAGCTTCTCCCGTTCCGCTGATAGAACACCCGGCCCAAGTCTACTTGGCGACGCTTTCCCCTGGTTCCCGTCCAGCTATGCGCCAAGCTCTTAATATGATCGCGCGATTGTTAACCAACTCGAGTTGTGATGCGATGACCCTGAACTGGGCAGCACTGCGCTACAAACATACCGCAGCAGTCCGCTCTGTGTTGAGCGAAAAATATGCACCAGCTTATGTCAACAAAGTGCTGTCTGCTTTGCGTCGAGTTTTAAGAGAAGCCCTGCGGTTAGAAATAATGGATGCTGTTGATTTTGCTCGTGCTGTAGATATTCCCAACGTTAAAGTTACCAAGCAATTGCGGGGACGTGTTCTCACCACCGAAGAAATCGCCCAATTGATGCAAACCTGCTTTGATGACCCTACTCCCACTGGTTACAGAGATGCTGCGCTATTCACCATCCTGCGCGGAGCCGGAGTCCGCCGCTCTGAAGTGGTGAATTTAGACTTGAGCGACATTGAAGAGAATACTGGGGCAATACAGGTGCGTGCTGGCAAAGGCGGCAAAGACCGGACTGTGTACTTACCTGAAAGTGGTTTAACTGTCGTCTCGGATTGGTTGTCGCTTCGAGGCTACGAGGCAGGCCCCTTGCTGTGCCATGTCAACAGAGGCTCAAGGATAGTGCGGCGAAGACTTACCTCTCAAGCAGTGCTGTTTATTTTGCAAAAACGTGGCGCACAAGCGTTTGTAGCTAATTTCTCCGCTCATGATTTCCGGCGAACTTTCATCTCGGAGTTGCTCGATGCTGGTGAAGATATTTCTACAGTCCAAAGGTTAGCTGGACATACGACCAGTGACCAGACTGCCAGATATGACCGTCGTGGTGAAGAAAGTAAACGCCGTGCTGTCCAAAAGTTGACTATTCCAGGTTCGCGGAAAAATTCAAGGGGGCTTCACTAG
- a CDS encoding zinc-dependent alcohol dehydrogenase has product MKAVCWHGANDVRVDTVPDPKIINPRDAIVKITSTAICGSDLHLYDGYIPTMEKGDILGHEFMGEVVELGSAVKNVKIGDRVVVPFTISCGSCFFCQKDLWSLCDNSNPNAWIPEKLMGYSPSGLFGYSHMMGGYAGGQAEYARVPFADVGLFKIPDGLTDEQVLFLTDIFPTGYMAAENCDIQPGDTVAIWGCGPVGQFAIRSAYMLGAERVIAIDRVPERLQMAKDGKAEVLNYEEVDVGEALKDMTGGRGPDACMDAVGMEAHGTGPDAFYDQVKQAVRMETDRPTALRQVIVACRKGGTVSIPGVYGGFVDKIPMGAAMNKALTFKTGQTHVHRYLRPLLDRVQNGDIDPSFVITHRLPLEQAPHGYEIFKHKKDNCIKIVLKPGQAA; this is encoded by the coding sequence ATGAAAGCAGTTTGCTGGCACGGCGCTAACGATGTACGAGTTGATACAGTACCCGATCCAAAAATCATCAATCCGCGTGATGCGATTGTTAAAATCACGTCAACGGCGATTTGCGGTTCTGATTTACATCTTTATGACGGTTACATCCCCACGATGGAAAAAGGCGACATCCTGGGTCATGAATTCATGGGGGAGGTCGTCGAGCTAGGCAGTGCCGTCAAGAATGTGAAGATAGGCGATCGCGTTGTCGTCCCCTTTACCATTTCCTGCGGCTCCTGTTTCTTTTGTCAAAAAGATTTGTGGTCGCTGTGCGATAACTCCAACCCCAACGCCTGGATACCGGAAAAACTCATGGGTTATTCTCCATCTGGTCTTTTCGGCTACTCCCATATGATGGGTGGCTATGCTGGAGGTCAAGCTGAATATGCCCGCGTTCCCTTTGCCGATGTCGGTTTATTCAAGATTCCTGATGGACTAACAGACGAACAAGTCCTGTTTCTAACGGATATCTTCCCCACTGGCTATATGGCAGCGGAAAACTGCGATATCCAGCCAGGAGATACTGTAGCGATCTGGGGCTGCGGTCCAGTCGGACAGTTTGCCATTAGAAGTGCATATATGCTAGGTGCCGAGCGCGTCATTGCTATTGATCGAGTTCCCGAACGCCTACAGATGGCGAAAGACGGCAAGGCAGAAGTCCTTAACTATGAGGAAGTTGATGTTGGTGAAGCCCTCAAAGATATGACCGGTGGGCGCGGTCCAGATGCTTGCATGGATGCTGTGGGAATGGAAGCCCACGGTACGGGTCCTGATGCGTTTTACGACCAGGTAAAGCAAGCTGTGCGTATGGAAACCGACCGACCCACTGCCCTAAGGCAAGTGATTGTTGCCTGTCGCAAAGGTGGCACTGTTTCAATTCCTGGTGTTTACGGCGGCTTTGTAGACAAGATACCGATGGGTGCTGCCATGAACAAAGCCTTAACATTTAAAACGGGACAAACGCACGTTCATAGGTACTTGCGCCCGTTACTTGATCGCGTCCAAAATGGCGATATCGACCCATCTTTTGTAATCACCCATCGTCTGCCGCTAGAACAAGCACCGCACGGCTACGAAATTTTCAAGCACAAGAAGGACAACTGTATCAAGATCGTGCTCAAGCCAGGTCAGGCTGCCTAA
- a CDS encoding calcium-binding protein has translation MAVIWTPGPRPTNGADTGISDATSDNFSGFGGSDTLIGGDGDDTLNGGAGRDWLQGGDGIDLLNGGGGSDTIQGDLGDDTFTGGSGNDRLIWNNGDGSDRISGNAGSDVVEVNGAAGAGDTFLLEQDAEGRAIFDRLNLVPFTLTVDTVESFEVNGGGGNDIFEVNDLTETSVSAVSFTGGAGNDSLDGSGTSTPLTGSGDAGNDTLIGGDGDDTFNGGAGRDWLQGGDGIDLLNGGGGSDTIQGDLGDDTFTGGSGNDRLIWNNGDGSDRISGNAGSDVVEVNGAAGAGDTFLLEQDAEGRAIFDRLNLVPFTLTVDTVESFEVNGGGGNDIFEVNDLEETSVSAVSFTGGAGNDSLDGSGTSTPLTGSGDAGNDTLIGGDGDDTFNGGAGRDWLQGGNSNDILTGGAGSDRFVFSSGASFNADDLGVDQITDFNRNADTIVLDSTTFVGLEDLSDIRIVANDAAASTSFGVITYSRGTGNLFFNPNLSSSGFGTDGLFANIDNDNNPLTAAPVLAATNFEIVG, from the coding sequence ATGGCAGTAATTTGGACTCCAGGCCCAAGACCAACCAATGGAGCAGATACAGGTATTAGTGATGCCACTTCTGATAACTTCAGTGGTTTTGGTGGAAGTGACACCCTAATTGGTGGCGATGGAGATGACACCCTCAATGGTGGCGCTGGTAGAGACTGGCTACAAGGTGGTGACGGTATCGACTTGCTAAACGGTGGGGGCGGGAGCGATACCATACAAGGAGATCTTGGCGACGACACTTTCACCGGTGGAAGTGGCAACGACCGACTCATCTGGAACAATGGTGACGGTAGCGACAGAATTAGTGGTAACGCTGGCTCTGACGTGGTTGAAGTTAACGGCGCAGCAGGTGCAGGAGACACCTTCCTCCTAGAACAAGACGCCGAAGGAAGAGCAATCTTTGATCGGCTCAACTTAGTTCCTTTCACCCTGACTGTAGACACCGTAGAGAGCTTTGAAGTCAATGGTGGCGGAGGCAATGACATCTTCGAGGTTAACGACCTGACGGAAACTAGCGTCAGTGCAGTCAGCTTTACAGGTGGTGCTGGCAATGACTCCCTTGATGGTAGTGGTACATCTACACCCTTAACTGGCTCTGGTGATGCTGGAAATGACACCCTAATTGGTGGCGATGGGGATGACACCTTCAATGGTGGCGCTGGTAGAGACTGGCTACAAGGTGGTGACGGTATCGACTTGCTAAACGGTGGGGGCGGGAGCGATACCATACAAGGAGATCTTGGCGACGACACTTTCACCGGTGGAAGTGGCAACGACCGACTCATCTGGAACAATGGTGACGGTAGCGACAGAATTAGTGGTAACGCTGGCTCTGACGTGGTTGAAGTTAACGGCGCAGCAGGTGCAGGAGACACCTTCCTCCTAGAACAAGACGCCGAAGGAAGAGCAATCTTTGATCGGCTCAACTTAGTTCCTTTCACCCTGACTGTAGACACCGTAGAGAGCTTTGAAGTCAATGGTGGCGGAGGCAATGACATCTTCGAGGTTAACGACCTGGAGGAAACTAGCGTCAGTGCAGTCAGCTTTACAGGCGGTGCTGGCAATGACTCCCTTGATGGTAGTGGCACATCTACACCCTTAACTGGCTCTGGTGATGCTGGAAATGACACCCTAATTGGTGGCGATGGAGATGACACCTTCAATGGTGGCGCTGGTAGAGACTGGCTACAAGGTGGCAACAGTAATGATATCCTGACAGGCGGTGCTGGTAGCGATCGCTTTGTGTTCAGCTCAGGTGCTTCGTTCAATGCTGATGATCTAGGCGTAGATCAAATTACTGACTTTAACCGCAATGCTGACACAATTGTCCTGGATAGTACAACTTTTGTCGGACTCGAGGATCTGTCCGATATTAGGATAGTAGCTAATGATGCAGCAGCTTCAACTAGCTTTGGAGTCATTACTTACAGTCGTGGAACTGGCAATTTGTTCTTTAACCCAAACTTGAGTTCATCAGGCTTTGGGACAGATGGGCTGTTTGCCAACATTGATAACGATAACAATCCATTAACAGCAGCACCAGTATTGGCAGCTACAAACTTTGAGATTGTTGGCTAA
- a CDS encoding RpoD/SigA family RNA polymerase sigma factor, whose protein sequence is MSSLSSDMVRIYLQEIGQYPLLKPDEEIAYGRQVQEMIAIEQSKNELTQQLEREPTMTELANAVDQTETQVRAALHLGQKAKQKMVTANLRLVVSVAKKYQNRNLEFLDLIQEGAIGLQKGIEKFDPNRGYKLSTYAYWWISQAITRAIAEQSRTIRLPVHLTEILNKIKKVQRESFQKLGRHATASEIASALNISTDKLREYLAASRTAISLNKQVGDEKETELGEILADVGVSPEKLLTQELLSQDVAKFLEPLTPIQRQVLTLSFGLENDQHFNLAQIGQQLNLSRERIRQIQVKAISILRHHQNDIQEYLFD, encoded by the coding sequence ATGTCCAGCCTCAGTTCCGACATGGTTCGCATCTATTTACAAGAAATTGGTCAGTATCCTTTATTGAAGCCGGACGAAGAAATTGCTTATGGTAGACAGGTACAAGAAATGATTGCCATTGAGCAATCTAAAAATGAACTCACTCAACAGCTAGAGCGTGAACCAACAATGACAGAATTAGCCAATGCTGTTGACCAAACTGAAACACAAGTCCGAGCAGCGCTACACCTTGGTCAAAAAGCTAAACAAAAAATGGTGACAGCTAACCTCCGACTGGTAGTTTCTGTTGCCAAGAAATACCAGAACCGCAATTTGGAATTCTTAGATTTGATCCAAGAAGGAGCAATCGGTTTACAAAAAGGTATAGAAAAGTTTGATCCCAACCGGGGGTATAAGCTATCAACCTACGCCTACTGGTGGATTAGTCAAGCTATAACCAGAGCAATTGCAGAACAATCCCGCACTATTAGATTGCCTGTTCACCTCACTGAAATACTTAATAAAATTAAAAAAGTGCAGCGAGAAAGCTTTCAAAAACTCGGTCGTCATGCCACTGCATCTGAAATTGCATCAGCATTAAACATAAGCACAGATAAGCTTCGAGAATATCTCGCCGCCTCTCGAACAGCCATCTCTTTAAATAAACAAGTCGGAGATGAAAAAGAGACAGAATTGGGCGAAATTTTAGCTGACGTTGGCGTTTCCCCAGAAAAACTGCTCACCCAAGAACTTTTATCCCAAGACGTAGCTAAATTCCTAGAACCATTGACACCTATTCAACGTCAAGTGTTGACTTTAAGCTTTGGGCTAGAGAATGATCAGCATTTCAATCTCGCTCAGATTGGCCAACAGCTAAACCTCAGCCGAGAGCGCATTCGTCAAATCCAGGTCAAAGCTATAAGTATTCTCCGCCATCATCAAAATGACATCCAAGAGTATTTATTTGATTAA
- a CDS encoding peroxiredoxin-like family protein: protein MNLAQELTNLVIQAQAHIPKEKLAIIVQTTEELKQSEILKDSLNIGDHVKDFTLPNVSGNAVGLNQLLATGPVIISFFRGTWCRFCNLELKALQDVLPEILALGASLVAISPQTPDYYSMSTAQDSSLDFDVLSDVGNQVARNFGIVYQIPEPLRPIMQGLGADLLAANGDETFELPVPATYVIAPDGTVAYAFVDPDFTKRVEPTEIIAVLLELQAGN from the coding sequence ATGAACCTCGCTCAAGAATTGACTAACTTGGTTATCCAAGCTCAAGCTCATATTCCTAAAGAGAAGTTAGCTATCATTGTTCAAACGACTGAAGAACTTAAACAATCGGAAATTCTCAAGGACAGCTTAAATATAGGCGATCACGTCAAAGATTTTACTTTACCAAACGTGAGCGGCAATGCAGTTGGACTCAACCAATTGCTGGCAACTGGGCCAGTAATCATCAGTTTCTTTCGAGGAACATGGTGTCGATTCTGCAACTTAGAGTTGAAAGCGTTGCAGGATGTTTTGCCAGAAATTCTAGCTCTTGGTGCTTCCTTGGTCGCTATTTCGCCACAAACACCAGATTATTATTCGATGTCAACAGCGCAAGACAGTAGCTTAGATTTTGACGTTTTAAGCGATGTTGGCAATCAAGTGGCACGTAACTTTGGTATCGTTTACCAAATACCTGAGCCGTTGCGTCCAATCATGCAAGGCTTAGGTGCTGATCTTCTAGCTGCCAATGGAGACGAGACTTTTGAATTGCCAGTACCAGCTACCTATGTAATTGCTCCAGATGGTACAGTTGCTTATGCCTTTGTTGATCCAGACTTTACAAAGCGTGTAGAGCCGACGGAGATCATTGCAGTACTACTTGAGCTACAGGCTGGCAATTAA
- a CDS encoding type 1 glutamine amidotransferase domain-containing protein → MTEELTNKKVAILVTDGFEQVEMAQPKQVLESAGAQTHIISPKSDRVQGWNHYDKGDFFPVDVPLDKVNPADYDALLLPGGVANPDQLRTKAKAIEFIKSFFDTDKPVAVICHGPWTLIEADVVRGRRLTSWPSLKTDLQNAGAQWVDQEVVVDSNLVSSRKPDDIPAFNREMIELFSHAGQVRQTV, encoded by the coding sequence ATGACAGAAGAGCTCACAAATAAGAAAGTTGCCATTCTGGTTACAGATGGCTTTGAGCAAGTTGAAATGGCTCAACCCAAGCAAGTCCTTGAGTCAGCAGGTGCTCAAACCCACATCATTTCACCTAAGAGCGATCGCGTTCAGGGCTGGAACCATTATGACAAAGGGGATTTTTTCCCGGTAGATGTCCCTCTCGATAAAGTAAATCCAGCCGACTATGATGCCCTCCTCCTTCCCGGTGGTGTTGCCAATCCAGATCAACTTCGGACTAAAGCTAAGGCGATCGAGTTTATAAAGTCCTTCTTCGATACTGACAAGCCGGTAGCGGTGATCTGCCACGGACCTTGGACTCTGATCGAGGCAGATGTAGTGCGCGGACGGCGGCTCACCTCGTGGCCGTCGCTCAAGACCGATCTCCAGAACGCAGGTGCCCAGTGGGTAGATCAGGAAGTTGTAGTTGATAGCAACCTCGTGTCGAGCCGCAAGCCAGACGACATCCCAGCCTTCAACCGGGAAATGATCGAGCTGTTCAGCCATGCAGGGCAGGTAAGGCAGACGGTGTGA
- a CDS encoding IS630 family transposase: protein MGTSLQSLRYKSTVISAYRWSSPFFPSEVKSAIDSEIRQALEFAATPPQQRQQTITQKPRWTLKRLAAWIDKQFNLKCCRESIRKTLKNLGFSWKKARKLLNKANSKKRREFLEKLKGLLDDALHNGHLLIFIDEAHIHLDSDEGYGWSVKGERFWVSSNSPGRAKVSFYGIYVYNYAKVKIFPYLKADQFNTIDVLKHLRTEFPDQEVTLIWDGAPYHRAQLVNEALQVLQINLQPLPSYSPDFMPVEHLWQWLREDVTYHTCYQSAAELIERVHLFEQDIHSNPFEISDRLWVKNHLDPDEEKLRVST, encoded by the coding sequence GTGGGTACATCGTTACAATCTCTCAGGTATAAAAGCACTGTTATATCAGCGTACAGGTGGTCATCCCCCTTTTTTCCCTCAGAAGTAAAGTCAGCAATTGATTCTGAGATTCGTCAAGCTCTTGAGTTTGCAGCAACACCACCCCAACAAAGACAACAGACAATAACGCAAAAGCCTCGTTGGACATTGAAGCGTTTAGCGGCTTGGATTGACAAACAGTTCAATCTCAAATGTTGCCGAGAGTCAATACGTAAGACTCTCAAGAACTTAGGGTTTTCGTGGAAAAAAGCACGTAAACTTTTAAATAAAGCTAACAGTAAAAAACGTAGAGAGTTTCTAGAAAAACTCAAGGGTTTGCTTGATGATGCTCTCCATAATGGTCATTTGCTAATTTTTATCGACGAGGCACATATTCATCTTGATAGCGATGAAGGCTATGGTTGGTCAGTTAAAGGTGAGCGTTTTTGGGTCAGTTCCAACTCTCCAGGAAGAGCCAAGGTTTCCTTTTATGGGATCTATGTTTATAACTATGCCAAAGTCAAAATTTTTCCTTACCTGAAAGCTGACCAATTCAATACGATTGATGTTTTAAAGCATCTAAGAACTGAATTTCCAGACCAAGAGGTCACTTTAATTTGGGATGGTGCTCCCTATCATCGTGCACAATTGGTAAACGAAGCATTGCAAGTCTTACAAATAAACTTGCAACCCTTACCTAGTTACAGTCCTGATTTTATGCCTGTCGAACACCTGTGGCAGTGGTTGCGTGAAGATGTTACTTATCACACGTGCTATCAATCTGCTGCTGAACTGATTGAACGTGTTCATTTATTTGAACAAGACATTCATTCTAACCCCTTTGAAATTAGCGATCGCCTATGGGTAAAAAATCACCTTGACCCTGACGAGGAAAAACTACGGGTTTCAACGTAG
- a CDS encoding DUF3854 domain-containing protein: MSLTQIVRLSYLVALCRKGILNPLIFWSWVKQHIQKKIDRIGENVDCRLQIGILPNRGECRLQIADWNITPLAKVLFARGGKRVHVKGEGENTKHEPLSPSPFPDFCKKSITRATSFQAGVNLQSAICNLQSALFQAGVNLQSTIGNLQSVDSQQEDLQISFWEWVRQHPEIPIILCEGEKKAACLLSLGFVAVALPGIWNGRVGKQDFDERLHPDIGTKAVMRAP; encoded by the coding sequence ATGTCGCTAACGCAAATTGTGCGGTTAAGTTACCTAGTAGCGCTGTGCAGAAAAGGTATACTTAATCCCCTAATATTTTGGTCATGGGTAAAGCAGCACATACAGAAGAAAATCGACCGAATAGGGGAGAATGTAGATTGCAGATTGCAGATTGGAATATTACCGAATAGGGGAGAATGTAGATTGCAGATTGCAGATTGGAATATTACACCTCTTGCAAAAGTGCTTTTTGCAAGAGGTGGGAAAAGGGTTCATGTTAAAGGGGAAGGGGAAAATACAAAACATGAACCCCTTTCCCCTTCCCCTTTTCCCGACTTCTGCAAGAAGTCTATTACACGAGCTACTAGCTTTCAGGCAGGAGTCAATCTACAATCGGCAATCTGCAATCTCCAATCCGCTCTCTTTCAGGCAGGAGTCAATCTACAATCGACAATCGGCAATCTGCAATCCGTTGACTCTCAACAGGAAGATTTACAAATCAGCTTCTGGGAGTGGGTTCGGCAGCATCCAGAGATTCCGATTATCTTATGCGAGGGCGAAAAAAAAGCTGCTTGCTTGCTTAGTTTAGGGTTTGTAGCAGTTGCACTCCCTGGAATTTGGAACGGGCGCGTGGGCAAACAAGATTTTGATGAACGGTTGCATCCTGATATTGGTACGAAGGCAGTAATGAGAGCGCCCTAG
- a CDS encoding AraC family transcriptional regulator: MSALELQQRLNKSLISSSQSLGWSGVLVQQYQYQSSSTVCEMEVPALSDHWLNLPLGNPAQLNQKRDDRLHESIVQKGHSIFVPAGQPSYWRSKASDTDETMLHIHLNPELVRQVAQTSEVAQIDLVNCFSKHDLRLHQIAMLLLSELKSDGIIGQLYVESLTQVLIIHLLRHYSTSTQNIAPKPSSLATVELRQAIDYVQAHLDQNLSLAEIAAAVRISPTYFSRLFKRATGSSPHQYVIQQRVERAKVLLKTLTV; the protein is encoded by the coding sequence ATGAGCGCGCTCGAACTCCAGCAACGATTGAATAAATCCCTGATATCCTCCAGCCAGTCACTCGGCTGGAGCGGAGTTTTAGTTCAACAATATCAATATCAAAGTTCTTCCACCGTCTGTGAGATGGAGGTTCCTGCTTTATCGGATCACTGGCTCAACTTACCTCTGGGAAATCCTGCTCAATTGAATCAGAAGCGCGACGATCGCTTACATGAGTCAATCGTTCAAAAAGGTCACAGTATTTTTGTTCCGGCGGGGCAACCAAGCTACTGGCGGAGTAAGGCAAGTGATACTGATGAGACAATGCTACACATTCACTTGAACCCAGAACTGGTGAGGCAAGTTGCCCAAACCTCTGAGGTTGCTCAAATCGATCTTGTAAACTGTTTCTCTAAGCATGATTTGCGCCTCCATCAAATTGCGATGCTGCTTTTATCTGAACTAAAGTCGGATGGCATCATCGGTCAGCTTTATGTGGAGTCATTAACCCAGGTACTGATCATTCATTTGCTACGACACTATTCTACCTCTACGCAGAATATTGCACCCAAGCCTAGTAGTTTAGCTACCGTTGAGTTACGACAAGCGATCGATTATGTTCAGGCTCATCTCGACCAAAACCTGTCGCTGGCTGAAATTGCAGCAGCGGTTAGGATCAGTCCGACCTATTTTTCCAGGTTGTTCAAACGTGCTACTGGAAGTTCTCCGCATCAGTATGTAATTCAACAGCGGGTAGAACGGGCGAAAGTTCTGCTCAAAACCCTAACTGTCTAA
- a CDS encoding helix-turn-helix domain-containing protein: MLRVECDRWNESASKLREEALKANHARTRERLMALYEICNGKSATKVGRETGRNPQTVMEWVHRYNLSGIKALLYQRTGGHPPFFPQK, encoded by the coding sequence ATGCTCAGAGTAGAATGCGATCGCTGGAATGAAAGTGCCTCAAAATTGAGAGAAGAAGCATTAAAAGCGAATCATGCTCGTACTCGCGAGCGTTTAATGGCACTGTACGAAATATGTAACGGAAAAAGTGCGACAAAGGTAGGCAGAGAAACAGGGCGTAACCCTCAGACAGTAATGGAGTGGGTACATCGTTACAATCTCTCAGGTATAAAAGCACTGTTATATCAGCGTACAGGTGGTCATCCCCCTTTTTTCCCTCAGAAGTAA
- a CDS encoding ISKra4 family transposase (programmed frameshift), producing MSQEKQERIKACLQELATLLYSEADKSQLIDLEGIEKTVRSQILELVSPEIAPFFIEEKTGTKVGKTRKIKSLVGELTLKAKQLERLGVKPRTRLSPLLQKCCLRLSANVSYQKAEIEIEALTGVKVGHTTQQKLVLEQDFQLPVALQAVSEVSVDGGKVRLRGKPKAGCHWRDYKTVRLQGIYYGAFFDDNQSLVDYVNSQRLVNPLVCLGDGHDGVWNLVREFGKSENFERWEILDWYHLKENLYKIGGSLKRLKAAESFLWQGQIDNTQALFIHCRGKQVKNFITYLNKHRSRIVNYSYYQAEELCSIGSGAVESAIKQIGARIKISGAQWNVESVNQILSVRCAYLNGLLAI from the exons ATGAGCCAAGAGAAACAAGAACGTATCAAAGCCTGCTTACAAGAACTGGCAACATTACTGTACTCGGAAGCTGATAAGAGTCAGTTAATAGACCTCGAAGGTATAGAAAAAACGGTACGGAGTCAAATATTAGAACTAGTCAGCCCAGAAATAGCCC CTTTTTTTATTGAAGAAAAAACAGGAACAAAAGTAGGTAAAACTAGGAAAATAAAAAGTTTGGTGGGAGAACTGACTCTTAAAGCCAAACAGCTAGAGAGGCTGGGAGTCAAGCCCAGAACGAGGCTAAGTCCATTGCTTCAAAAGTGCTGTTTGCGACTATCAGCAAATGTTTCATACCAAAAAGCAGAAATCGAAATTGAGGCATTAACAGGAGTGAAAGTTGGTCACACGACGCAACAAAAACTAGTTCTCGAACAAGACTTTCAACTGCCCGTAGCATTACAAGCCGTGTCAGAAGTCAGTGTAGATGGAGGAAAAGTCCGGCTTAGAGGTAAACCGAAAGCAGGCTGTCACTGGCGAGACTATAAAACCGTTCGTCTGCAAGGGATTTACTATGGTGCATTTTTTGATGACAACCAATCATTAGTTGATTATGTCAATAGTCAGCGTCTGGTTAACCCGTTAGTCTGCTTAGGAGATGGTCATGATGGTGTGTGGAATCTTGTCAGAGAATTTGGTAAAAGTGAGAATTTTGAGCGTTGGGAAATTTTAGATTGGTATCACCTCAAAGAAAATCTCTATAAAATTGGTGGTTCTTTAAAACGGCTTAAAGCTGCTGAAAGTTTTTTGTGGCAAGGTCAAATAGATAATACTCAGGCTTTGTTTATTCATTGCCGAGGTAAACAGGTGAAAAATTTCATCACTTATCTCAACAAACATCGTTCTCGTATTGTCAACTACAGTTATTACCAGGCTGAAGAACTCTGTTCTATCGGTTCTGGCGCAGTCGAGTCGGCAATTAAACAGATTGGAGCCAGGATTAAAATTTCTGGTGCACAGTGGAATGTTGAGAGTGTCAACCAAATTCTCTCTGTTCGTTGTGCTTATCTTAACGGTTTACTTGCTATTTGA
- a CDS encoding transposase — protein MRKGKIIGDCDKLVTWYKPKKCPQGLSLDEFDALPSAITVREIYYYIVIPGFRTGRVSLITTLLDKATYSTLEIVGLYGKRWDVELDLRHIKTTLGMDILRCKTPSMIRKEIHVYLLAYNLLRSLMWSAGTTYNTPPLRLSLQGTRHHLINFLPKLEVADSKKRLRLYRTLLKIIVHKVVSVRPARNEPRVTKRRPKAYPRLTKPRQELRKQLQIA, from the coding sequence ATGCGAAAAGGAAAAATTATTGGCGATTGTGACAAGCTTGTTACTTGGTATAAACCTAAAAAATGCCCACAAGGATTAAGCTTAGATGAATTTGATGCTCTACCTTCTGCCATAACTGTAAGGGAAATCTACTACTACATTGTTATTCCTGGCTTTCGTACAGGGCGGGTCAGCTTAATTACTACTCTTTTAGATAAAGCAACTTATTCTACTCTCGAAATTGTTGGACTTTACGGTAAACGTTGGGATGTTGAATTGGATTTGAGACATATAAAAACTACCTTGGGTATGGATATTTTACGATGTAAAACTCCTTCAATGATACGCAAAGAAATTCATGTTTATTTACTGGCGTACAATTTACTTCGTAGTTTGATGTGGTCGGCTGGAACTACTTACAATACTCCTCCCTTACGTTTATCCCTGCAAGGTACTCGTCATCATTTAATTAACTTTCTCCCTAAATTAGAGGTTGCTGACTCTAAAAAACGGCTTAGACTTTACCGCACTTTGCTGAAAATTATTGTTCACAAGGTAGTAAGCGTTCGCCCCGCCAGAAATGAACCACGAGTCACTAAACGCCGCCCCAAAGCTTACCCCAGGTTGACCAAGCCCCGGCAAGAATTACGTAAACAATTGCAGATAGCTTAA